One genomic region from bacterium encodes:
- a CDS encoding H-X9-DG-CTERM domain-containing protein, translating into ADIDRPSYSVMLFDSSGGWNQSGGFDLFDYRHNDKANVAYADGHIKPISPEELKLESSSPEGNSSY; encoded by the coding sequence TGCCGATATCGACCGCCCGTCTTATTCAGTTATGCTTTTCGACTCTTCCGGTGGATGGAATCAAAGCGGTGGGTTCGACTTATTCGACTATCGGCATAATGACAAAGCCAATGTTGCTTATGCTGATGGTCATATTAAACCTATAAGTCCTGAAGAATTAAAATTGGAAAGCAGCAGCCCAGAGGGTAATAGTTCTTATTGA